tcctgagtagctgggactacaggcatgcgccaccatgcccagctcattttttctacatatatttttagttggccagataatttctttctatttttagcagagacagggtctcactcttgcccaggctggtctcgaactcctgagttcaaacaatccaccctcctcggcctcccagagtgctaggattacaggcgtgagccaccatgcccggccaagtgGATTTTTCAAGTGGgggaattataagaaaataaactacaGTGATAACCCAAATATCCCAGCTTGAACAACAGCCATTTTGAGTTCTTTTGAGTTCTCTTCATCTTATTACAGTCATGACCAGGTCAAAATAACAGAGCACAATACTCTTAGCATCTGAACTAAGTTCTAAACTTGCCATTACCATATTTAGAAACCTTTTGCTACTTCATCAGAGGGACTTTAAGAACCAGAAATATTCAGTTGATTGCTGGAAACAGTAAAAATCAAATATAGTAGAGCCAGATTATAAAGGTTCTGAGAGGTCATACAAAGCAGAGGATGCTGACCAGCAACCCATTGAAGACAGGTATTATGCATACAAGTAATAGGTGAGCCATGAATGTAGATCCTTTAGGGGGTGGGGAAGCAGAGAAGACCTTTAGAACTGGTCACCTCCTGTGTGGACGAGACTCACTTGTTTACACCACTATCCCTTACAGTGATCATTTTCTGTGTGGGCAGTGGCatgaaaaggataagaaaaactgaaatagaGAGCTCTGATTAGGTAAAAAGAGATATTGGAAGCCATTGCTTATTTCTAAGGATGGAATCAACATGCTCTCTTAAGAATATGCTCACTATCCTTGGTAGAAGCCTTAACCATTTGTTGAATTACattagtaaattaaattaaaattaggacATTTTCCCATTCTTTCCCCATCTTCACAAATCTATTTACTGAAATATAGCAAGATTCTCTTTATAAACCTACACAGACAATACATAATTTATCAATCAGTATAGAAATGTTGTGCTGCAACTTTGGTCTAATTATATTGTTGACTCTTGAGAGCAAGAATAATATCCTGCCCTTCTCTTCAGTGTTTCTCACAGTGCCTCactgtactcaataaatatctttctaCCAATAAGATATAGCAATTGTCCATGATTCAATATATTGATGaggcaaaataatttaaacatacattttgtgtgaaacaaaaaaattagtcatTAACTGTGATTCATTTGCTTTTTGATattcttttcatcttctctttcaaaggtattatttaaatttaagttaaaatgtttttgtgCTTTGCACTCATTTTCTTCCTACAACACTTTGCATGGACATTCATTAACTATGAGTGAATGGTCATCAAATTACCAAGCAAAGAGAGGATGCAGGAGAAAAGCCAGGTAAGTATTTGCAAGAACATCTCAACATGTGTGCATTTTTATGTGACTGAATTCTAAAGTCAAAGGGAAAAGAGTTATCCTTTGTTTTGGATTGATAAGACATCTACCTTaggacaaaaaattaaaagctggTCATATAATGATTTGagttttttcaaatataaaaaaacagaCTATAAAACCAATATAAATGAAAGACTccctaaaactataaaagaatatTACCTGATAATTCGTGATTAAAAACTAAATCTGTTCCCCCAAAGAAGTGCATGTTCTCACTACATTAGGCATCATTAATCACACATCTGAGGCACATTAGTGCCTTGAAACCTACACAACACATTGACAAATAAGTTAAGACTGCACTGGGTATTATGCAGAATCCTAGAAATTACAATTCAGACACGACAAGTGAACTATGTCAAAGTTGGCTGATAcctaaaaaaaatctctctgtTGCAAATGGACACCTTTCAATTCAATGTGTCTTTAACTTATTAAAGGGATTTTAGGCTTCCCCAAACATAGATAGCAACTAACCAGCATTTTGCTTTACCCCAaactactaaaaaagaaaacaaagtcaatGACAGAAGCCACAACCATGCAAAAAGGTACAAATTTCAAAATGCCCTTCCTTCTACCAAATGCTGAGGAGGCAGACCTGTCCCACAAATAACAAGGGAGAAGACTGTATAAAAGAAAGGGGTTTCTATACAGATTTCGAACTCTTAGCAAGAAAATCTTTTGGGATGTATTTCTTTGAACTCATTCATTTAGATGGGAAAAATCTGCATCAAAAGTTTTTCTCCCTGATAtctttacattataaaaatattcaacatttagAATTTCCTGTGTTTCTTCACTTGAGAGTGTTATTACACTTAGgtgcaagaaaggaaaacttaccGAGAATGACTTAAGTACAAAGCTTGACGATGAATATCTTCTGGATCTATTTCTACAGGATTTATTACAGCTAGCTGATCGATAGACCATCTAAATTTCCCTGGAGTCTTAACAAAAGAAAGCAAGTTTATAAGTAAAAGCAAACTAAAATAGTTCATTAAAATGCTAACCATTGTCACcttcaaaaataatgtaaatggttataatattttaaagcttatattttaaaatttgattttaccACTAAATTAAGTGGCATATGGTGATCCAATCACACCGAATCAACTGACTTGACTGTatgtatctcttttaaaaaatcttccacctgggtaatttaaaaaaaaaacaaaacactaatactaaaaaaaatcacaacagagTAATAAAGGTATAAAACTTCCACAATTGATACTTATCAATACTACACCCACGTAAAACTCTCTCAGAGTTATCAAAAGGTCTTTACTTTCACTAAGAATAAACTGAAATTAAACAAAGTCCTAACTACAGAAGTGGCTGCAAAAGCTATAAAATAGTtgatccttaaaataaatatgaactatTCATATTTATTCAACTATCCAAATGAACCAAAAGCTTATCCAAATCCTAGTCTGTAACTAGCAGTATATTCTAGACAAGTTCAGGCCTAAAAACTCAAGATGTCAAACATTCTAACTATGAGGATTAAGTTGTAGTCAATccattgtttaattttaataagacTAAAAGACAACTAAATGTTTatatgattcatttaaaaatcataaggtCAGATTAATGATCAATATAAACTGTAACACTGCTCAACTTTCCTTTAATGCATACCTGGTTCACTGTCCAAGTTGAGATAAAAGGGTAGCAGAAACAGCCACCGAGTTTGCAGTTTTTCTAGGTAATGTGAAACATCAGACATCAAAAGAACTTCTCCAGTATAGCAAGTAACAGTAAAAATAAGCTAAAGTGATAAAGCCTTCCCTAATCTCTAAAGAGTACTTTCTCTTTATGTCACCATTGTGCTACTAATCATAGCACATATCACATTGTTTTGAAATTGCTCATTTAGGTGTATCTATCTCTTTAAAGTAGGGGTTGCCTGCAAACTAAGAAtggttttgacatttttaaatggttgaaaaaaccccccaaaatattaatatttcttgacacctgaaaattacatgaaatccaaatttcagtgtccataaataaagcttTACTGGACCATAGCCACCTTTATTTGTTTACacattgcctatggctgcttttatgATATGAGGCAGAAGTGAGTAGTTGTGACAGCCATCAAATGATCAGAATAGcctaaatatttattgtctggccCCTGACAGAAAAACTTTGCTGACCCTTACATTAGAGTATAACCTCCTTGAGGATTTGTGCCTAATGATCCTAACTTGTTCTCAGTGTAACCCCGGTGCTTAGCATTGTATCTAATATATAGTAACACTCAATGTTTGCTAAAAATGAGAATAGATAATTAGATAATACAGCTTCTTTTATAACATATTAGTAGATATATCATCAACCATAGTATCCAGCTCCTACAACTGCAGGAAGTTAACATATGTTatctattgaattaaaaaaaaaaaaaaactaaaaaaaaaaatcttctcactTATTAGTCCAACCATGAGATTATCATGAACACTATAATTAAAAAAGCACATTGCAACTATATATCCTCCATGATGTATTTCCCCTTTaccttgtaaaaaaaaatgttcacatttaaaattatttgtaattatgtACATTTACAATTAGTGGTAAACACCAGTCAAGAATAACTTACTGGtaattttgttgatttaaaaacagaAGGGCTGGCAAGAGTTTGTTCATGAAGATTAGAATAATCACTAGGACTTTCAAAAGGATTTAAAACAGGGATCCTTCCTGGAGTTTCCGGTGTTATTTGCATTTTTGATTCTTTGACATCTCCCATAGCCCAGAGAGAAGgctaaaaagaaatcagaaatatgcattttaaaaccacaaagttCTACAGATATTAATTTTgacaaaatatattcaacaaacaCGTTTCACAAAAAGAACTCAAAACCTAAGGCTCTTGGGGGCTATTTTATAGTGTACACAAGAAGTATCACATATACATTTCTCAAACGATCCTCGAAATACCCTTGAAAGCTACAGAGGTATTTGTGATATAATTTTGCAGAAGAATTAacaagttcagagaagttaagtggctTATAAGTTAACAGTCAACCAAATATGAATGAGTTCAGACTTGCCTTTGAGACTACTAAATCCCTTTTCAATTAAAGGACTTACATCTATAGTTTTTTATTCATTATCTCAAATCTCTAAACACTATGAACATCCTTCGGATACCCCAGCAATTCCCTAACAAACATAGTTGCAATTAAACAATTCTTCGTAGCAAGCAGATAAGATCATATGACACTTGTGGCCTTCTTGCACATTGGTCCTAGCCAGAGTATGATTGACAGGGGCTAGGAAATTCACCGCCTTTGGTTGCCTTTACTCAAACTTCTCCCTTTCGCCAAGACCCCCCCAGAACAGAAAGTGAGAAGCAAGACTGCATCCAATCAAAGGCggctaggagaaaaaaaaaaaagaagactctaCTACTGAATGCCTTAAGTGCAGCTGGCTCCGTCGGGTGAAGAGCAGAGGAGGTGTCGCCCCCAACCCTACGCGATCACTCCTCGGCGCCCCTCTCTTCCGCACCTAGTCCCTCGCTGTTCCCTTCACCGGGGGCGAGTGGGCAGGCAGGTGCAGACCTAGGAAAAGTGAGCTTTCCAATTCGAGGCTGGAGGAGAGGCCAGGGACCACAAAGACCGCACCTACCTGAGTATCTAAAAAGCAAGCCCCCAATACCGACTCCAGGGTGCTCCCGggggcccagccagcccccaCGATAGGCACAGACTCTTTAACTCCCCGCTTCCGCGCCGGCTCAGGCCAACCAGCGCACGGGGCTTGTGCGCGCCTGGCCAATCGCGCCGCACCGCTGTCCGCGAACCGGCCAATCGCCGGGAGGCCGCGTAGCAAATTCGAATGGCAACTCCTCGCTCCATGTTCCGCGCAGAGAAACGAGGCTCCAAATTCAAATCAACGCAGCCGCACGCCGGCGGCGGGCGCGAGGGGCGGAGCCTGGCGGCGTGGGCGGGACGCGCGGTGTGGGCGCCCAGGAGAAGGGAAGGCGCTCCAGTTCCGGGTCAGGCCCCGCTCCCGCCTCCCTCGGCCTCCGCCATGGCGAGCAGCGGCGgcgccggggcggcggcggcggcgtcgAACATGAATGCGGTGCGGGAGACCATGGACGGTGAGTACCCGTTGCGCTCCCTTTACCTTGCCCGCGCCCCCCAGAGCCAAGGCCCCGGGCTTGGGGAGCCTGCGGAGGACTTCAGGTCCCCTTCCAACCCCAAACGGCATCCTCTAAGATCTTCGGTTGGGGCCCGCCAGGGCCTCCGGGCTGATGGACCCATCCTTTGGGAGTTGTCCCTTTGCTCCTGCGTCGTTTGTCGCGCGCACGGCGCTCTGGCCCCTACGTCAGCCGGGTGCGCGCTGCGTCGCTCCGGGGCTGGACCCCGAGGGCCGCGCCCCCTCCGTCCCGCGGCCTCGACCCCGCGGTGCCCACCCCGGCCCGGCGCACGGCCGGTGCCGAGCGCTTCGGAAGCCCCGAGACTGGAAGCCCGGTGTGGCCATGCGCCATGTGTGTTTGATCACCgctgtgtcccctgcccctggcacTTTGGTGGGCACTTTTTAAATATCCGGCGAATGAGCAAGTTGCCCCTGCATCGGAATTACCCCAGTTTTGGCTTGAAGTAGGTGACGCCGGCGCCCAGGTGCTGTGGATGTTGCCTGTTTGCACGCCCTGAGGCACGTGGGTGTAAAGCCTACACAAGTGTGGTGTCAGATGATATAAGTGTCTTGCGGTTACCCTCTCTCTACCCCCTAATGTTGGCTCTGCCACTTTACACTCCTGTGGTGAGGTTGGACAAGGTGCTTAAACATCTTGgagcttgtttcttttttttaaataaaactctcTCTCTTGGgattatgaatatttaaataagacaACCAAGTAAAGGCATATCAGAAGTGATcgattatttttttgtattacgTGAGATGTCATTTCACTTGTGCACTTCTTTCCTTGTCTCTATTTTTCTCGCCTCCacttatatataaatgtttgatAGATGTTAAATATTGCCGTTTGCAGTCTGCGTGGACATTTTCCAGGGGATATCACATCCACCTCCATATTTGTAAAAGATAATCCTATGGAATCCTCACTAGGTACTGCAGCCTTCCTGCTGCGTCTCTGTCTCCTTCATGATGGGCTCTGCTTCTTACATAGCACCTCCATAAAGCTGGTTCTGATAAAGGCTTCTGGCTTTTTCTACAGTGGCTGCTGCTTTCTTTGTCAAAGAATTACTTACAAGACCCTTTGAATGTAATTTTTTACATACCCAGTATCTACCTTGCTGGTTGTCTGCAAATTTTGCTCTTTATACCATATTCAGCCTATTTTTACATCCCTCTTGGTGTATCACAGcttattagttttgttttgtaaGTGGGTTTATTTACATAGGCATTTATATAATGTTATTATCTTTTATCTTTCCTTGGAAGTCAATAACAGAATTTCTGCCAGTTTTCTTATATTAGCAGTACTTAGGTTCCTTATTTATATGGCCATAGGATTGCATTTGAATAGCAAACTCACATTTTATCTCTGATGGAACTATACTGATGTACAAATGAGAACTGATAGTTTGTATTGGTTGCAGCATCAAGATATTTTCTGAGAGaattcaaatgtaaaatgaagattatagACCGTGTAACATAAGGGTGAAAGGAAAGCTTTCCCTTAGCCCTCAAAAGTTTTGCTGAAATAACCTCACAAAAAGCAgtttaattggagaaaaggcatgcaaatttatttggttatagttttatgtgacacagaacacttcagaatgaaga
Above is a genomic segment from Lemur catta isolate mLemCat1 chromosome 13, mLemCat1.pri, whole genome shotgun sequence containing:
- the MZT1 gene encoding mitotic-spindle organizing protein 1, translating into MFRAEKRGSKFKSTQPHAGGGREGRSLAAWAGRAVWAPRRREGAPVPGQAPLPPPSASAMASSGGAGAAAAASNMNAVRETMDVLLEISRILNTGLDMETLSICVRLCEQGINPEALSSVIKELRKATEALKAAENMTS